A genomic segment from Aegilops tauschii subsp. strangulata cultivar AL8/78 chromosome 1, Aet v6.0, whole genome shotgun sequence encodes:
- the LOC109771505 gene encoding putative invertase inhibitor, with product MAMHPQVALLLTLILLLAAGDGSLAVGTPSAIIRKTCTALDRPGGSVDYDYCVGVLSADPAGASAKDARQLAVIATNLTVANITSTVLVLEDLVNSLSDCLRIYREMNRPLEAALGDLRAGHVKAANDKLSHVFGEPEHCDMLLFAGSAHKNPISKENTDADLLTRLGFDITSLILGYIR from the coding sequence ATGGCGATGCATCCCCAGGTTGCTTTACTCCTCACCCTCATCCTCCTCCTTGCGGCTGGAGACGGCAGCCTCGCCGTCGGCACTCCATCGGCGATCATCAGAAAGACATGCACCGCTCTTGACCGACCCGGCGGGAGCGTGGATTACGACTACTGCGTGGGCGTGCTCTCGGCCGACCCGGCGGGCGCGTCCGCCAAGGACGCACGTCAACTCGCCGTCATCGCCACCAACCTCACCGTGGCCAACATCACGTCGACGGTGCTCGTCCTCGAGGACCTCGTCAATAGCCTCAGCGACTGCCTCCGCATCTACAGGGAAATGAACAGGCCCCTGGAGGCCGCGCTCGGTGACCTCCGTGCCGGGCATGTCAAAGCGGCGAACGACAAACTGAGTCATGTCTTCGGAGAGCCCGAGCACTGCGACATGCTCTTGTTCGCGGGGAGCGCCCACAAGAACCCGATAAGCAAGGAGAACACCGACGCCGATTTGCTGACCCGACTGGGATTCGACATTACTAGCTTGATTCTTGGTTACATTCGTTAA
- the LOC141020553 gene encoding histone H2B.1-like: MAPKAEKKPAAKKPAEEEPTTEKAEKAPAAKKPKAEKRLPAGKAASKEGGEKRGRKKGKKSVETYKIYIFKVLKQVHPDIGISSKAMSIMNSFINDIFEKLAGEAAKLARYNKKPTITSREIQTSVRLVLPGELAKHAVSEGTKAVTKFTSS, from the coding sequence ATGGCCCCCAAGGCGGAGAAGAAGCCGGCGGCGAAGAAGCCCGCGGAGGAGGAGCCGACGACTGAGAAGGCCGAGAAGGCCCCGGCGGCGAAGAAGCCCAAGGCCGAGAAGCGGCTGCCGGCGGGCAAGGCCGCCTCCAAGGAGGGCGGCGAGAAGAGGGGCcggaagaagggcaagaagagcGTGGAGACGTACAAGATCTACATCTTCAAGGTGCTCAAGCAGGTCCACCCCGACATCGGCATCTCCTCCAAGGCCATGTCCATCATGAACTCCTTCATCAACGACATCTTCGAGAAGCTCGCCGGCGAGGCCGCCAAGCTCGCCCGCTACAACAAGAAGCCCACCATCACTTCCCGGGAGATCCAGACCTCCGTCCGCCTCGTCCTCCCCGGCGAGCTCGCCAAGCACGCCGTCTCCGAGGGCACCAAGGCCGTCACCAAATTCACCTCCTCTTAG